The Prionailurus bengalensis isolate Pbe53 chromosome D2, Fcat_Pben_1.1_paternal_pri, whole genome shotgun sequence genome window below encodes:
- the CHCHD1 gene encoding coiled-coil-helix-coiled-coil-helix domain-containing protein 1, whose translation MATPSLRGRLARLGNPRKPILKPNKPLILANRVGERRRERGEATCITEMSVMMACWKQNEFRDEACRKEIKEFFDCASRAEAARKMRSIHDTLGESGGLPPKKLNKLLQRFPNKSHVS comes from the exons ATGGCGACGCCCAGCCTGCGGGGTCGGCTAGCGCGGCTGGGAAACCCACGGAAACCTATACTGAAGCCCAACAAGCCGCTCATCCTAGCTAATCGTGTCGGAGAACGACGCCGGGAGAGAGGCG AGGCGACTTGTATCACAGAAATGTCGGTGATGATGGCATGTTGGAAGCAGAATGAATTCCGCGACGAAGCGTGCAGAAAAGAGATCAAGGAATTCTTCGATTGTGCTTCGAGGGCCGAG GCAGCGCGAAAGATGAGATCAATCCATGACACGTTGGGAGAATCTGGGGGTTTACCCCCCAAGAAACTGAATAAATTGTTACAGAGGTTTCCTAACAAATCTCATGTCAGTTGA
- the FUT11 gene encoding alpha-(1,3)-fucosyltransferase 11: MAACSSGAVLAALGVLSICAVSGSGPMAQGETGGEAGWAEPWDGAVFRPPSALGAVGVARSPGPSQPGREEAVDLPVLLWWSPGLFPHFPGDSERIECARGACVASRDRRVRGHSRTRALLFYGTDFRASEAPLPRLAHQNWALLHEESPLNNFLLSHGPGIRLFNLTATFSRHSDYPLPLQWLPGTAYLRRAAPPLQERAEWRRRGYAPLLYLQSHCDVPADRDRYVRELMRYIPVDSYGKCLQNRELPTPRLQDTATATTEDPELLAFLSRYKFHLALENAICDDYMTEKLWRPMHLGAVPVYRGSPSVRDWMPNNHSIILIDDFESPQKLAEFIDFLDKNDEEYMKYLAYKQPGGITNQFLLDSLKYREWGVNDPLLPNYLNGFECFVCDHELARLEAEKAHAASPGDIPVPEPHIAQPSHMDCPVPTPGFGSVEEIPENDSWKEMWLQDYWQGLDQGEALTAMIHNNETKQRKFWDYLHEIFMKRNQNL; the protein is encoded by the exons ATGGCGGCGTGCAGCAGCGGGGCTGTGCTCGCTGCCCTGGGAGTGCTTAGTATTTGTGCGGTCAGCGGCTCTGGGCCCATGGCTCAGGGGGAGACCGGCGGAGAGGCGGGCTGGGCAGAGCCGTGGGATGGTGCAGTTTTCCGGCCGCCCTCGGCGCTGGGCGCGGTGGGGGTGGCGCGCAGTCCCGGGCCCTCgcagccagggagggaggaggccgtGGACTTGCCGGTGCTGCTGTGGTGGAGCCCAGGGCTATTTCCCCACTTCCCGGGCGACTCAGAGCGCATCGAGTGCGCGCGCGGCGCGTGCGTGGCGTCCCGGGACCGACGGGTGCGAGGGCACTCGCGGACGCGCGCGCTGCTCTTCTACGGCACTGACTTTCGAGCCTCCGAGGCGCCGCTGCCGCGCCTGGCGCATCAGAATTGGGCGCTCCTGCACGAGGAGTCGCCCCTCAACAACTTCCTGCTGAGCCACGGGCCGGGCATCCGCCTCTTCAATCTTACTGCCACGTTCAGCCGCCATTCGGACTACCCGTTGCCGCTTCAGTGGCTGCCCGGGACCGCTTATCTGCGCCGCGCGGCGCCTCCGCTACAGGAGCGCGCTGAGTGGCGCCGACGCGGCTACGCGCCGCTGCTCTATCTGCAGTCCCACTGCGACGTGCCTGCGGACCGGGACCGCTACGTGCGCGAGCTGATGCGTTACATCCCG GTGGACTCCTACGGGAAATGCCTACAAAATCGGGAGCTGCCCACTCCGCGGTTACAGGACACAGCCACAGCCACCACCGAGGATCCAGAGCTCTTGGCCTTCTTGTCTCGCTATAAGTTCCACTTGGCCCTTGAAAATGCCATCTGTGACGACTACATGACAGAGAAGCTGTGGCGCCCCATGCATCTTGGTGCTGTGCCTGTGTATCGCGGCTCTCCCTCTGTGAGGGACTGGATGCCCAACAATCACTCCATCATCCTCATTGATGACTTTGAGTCACCTCAAAAGCTGGCagaatttattgattttctggACAAGAACGATGAGGAATATATGAAATATCTGGCATACAAACAACCTGGGGGCATCACCAACCAGTTCCTTCTGGATAGTCTAAAGTATCGGGAGTGGGGAGTGAATGATCCTTTGCTGCCTAACTACCTCAATGGCTTTGAGTGTTTTGTCTGTGACCATGAACTGGCTCGGCTGGAGGCCGAGAAAGCACACGCAGCCTCTCCTGGGGACATCCCTGTCCCTGAACCTCACATTGCCCAGCCCTCACATATGGACTGCCCAGTGCCCACACCTGGATTTGGCAGTGTGGAAGAGATTCCTGAGAATGACAG CTGGAAGGAGATGTGGCTGCAAGATTATTGGCAAGGTCTGGACCAGGGGGAAGCTCTCACTGCCATGATCCACAACAATGAGACAAAGCAGAGGAAATTTTGGGACTACCTACATGAGATCTTCATGAAAAGGAACCAAAATCTCTAA